The nucleotide window CCTCCAGGATGTGATCCGCGATGTCCCGCCATGTGAAGGGCTCGCCGTCCGACTTGCCATAGAAGGCGTTCGCCTTGTGGCCCGTCTCGGCCCGCAGAAGCCGCGTGAACTGGCCCGTGTAGTTGCCCTCCACGGACAGGGTCTGTTTCGCGCCTCGGAGGAGGCGCTCCGTCTCCTCGACGTGGAACGGGAAGACCGTCGGGAACTCGAGGCTGTTCACCTTGACCCCGTCCGATTCGTCGACGTGCAGGATCGCTTCGTGGGCCGCCCCCCAAGTCGATCCCCAGATCAAGAGCGTCAGGTCCGCGTTCTTCGGTCCCCAGAGCTCCGGGGGTGGCGTGTCCTTCCGCAGGCCGACGAGCTTCCGCATGCGCTTCGCGTGCATCTTGCGGCGTTCCTCGACGTGCTCCGGAAGGCCCGCGAGGACGTCCGAGATCAGCTCGCTGCTCTCCATGTGCTCGTCCGTCGCCGCGACGTGCTGGAAGCCCTTCGTGCCCGGGATCGCGCGCGGGCTCACGCCGCTCTCCGTGATCAGGTAGCGCCGGAATTCCTTCGAGGTCCCGCCATCCGCCGCCATCATCCCGCGGACGATCGGGACGTTGAAGTCGAGCTTCTCGACCGTGCGGTAGCCTTCGCCCAGGAAGAGGTCCGAGATGACGATGATCGGCGTCTGGTAGATCTCCGCGAGGTTGAACGCCTGCGCGGTGAGGGAGAAGCATTCCTCGGGGTTGCGCGGCGCCAGGATCGCCCGGGGCCAGTCGCCCTGGCCGGCGCCGAGTGCGAGGTTGAGGTCCCCCTGCTCCGTCTTCGTCGGGAGGCCCGTCGACGGACCGCTCCGCTGCACGAGGACCGCGACGAGCGGCGTCTCCGTCATGCCGGCCTGGCCGATCGCCTCGACCATCAGGCTGAAGCCGCCTCCGGATGTGGCGGTCATCGCGCGCACGCCGGCGAAGCCCGCGCCGACGGTCATGTTCATCGCCGCGAGCTCGTCCTCGACCTGCTTCACGACGACGCCGTGCGCGGGACCGTGCAAGGCCATCCAATGCAAGATCGACGACGCCGGCGTCATCGGATACTGCGCGAGGAACTTCACGCCGGCCGCGAGGGCGCCGAGGCAGACCGCCTCGTTCCCGGTCATGAGGTACTTCGCCTCGTTGGTATAGGCGAGCCCGTAGTTCAGGGTCCCGCCCGCCTCGTCCACCGCCGCGGCACCGAGCTTCGCGGCCTGGATGTTCTGCTGCACGACCTCCG belongs to Thermoplasmata archaeon and includes:
- a CDS encoding 2-oxoacid:acceptor oxidoreductase subunit alpha; translated protein: MSKRDLVARIGGAAGDGVSSTAESFAKICARSGLNTWTYSSYQSVIRGGHVWTQVRGGLDPVLSQGVDPDVVMCLNQQTMDVHQGDVNEGGAIVYDVDGTKPDPKKLRKNVRLIGIPLRKKAQTLSPNALMRNTVGLGAVVKLFDLDFRHVESAFKDIWGDKKPEVVQQNIQAAKLGAAAVDEAGGTLNYGLAYTNEAKYLMTGNEAVCLGALAAGVKFLAQYPMTPASSILHWMALHGPAHGVVVKQVEDELAAMNMTVGAGFAGVRAMTATSGGGFSLMVEAIGQAGMTETPLVAVLVQRSGPSTGLPTKTEQGDLNLALGAGQGDWPRAILAPRNPEECFSLTAQAFNLAEIYQTPIIVISDLFLGEGYRTVEKLDFNVPIVRGMMAADGGTSKEFRRYLITESGVSPRAIPGTKGFQHVAATDEHMESSELISDVLAGLPEHVEERRKMHAKRMRKLVGLRKDTPPPELWGPKNADLTLLIWGSTWGAAHEAILHVDESDGVKVNSLEFPTVFPFHVEETERLLRGAKQTLSVEGNYTGQFTRLLRAETGHKANAFYGKSDGEPFTWRDIADHILEAVA